In the Clostridium beijerinckii genome, one interval contains:
- a CDS encoding YhgE/Pip domain-containing protein, with translation MKNIINIFKRDMKNIFTNWVAALVVVVLMIIPSLYSLINIEASWDPYSNTKGIEVAIVNEDKGTVYKEHSINLGNELVDKLKENDQLGWVFVDKETARNGLTNEKYYAMIEIPQDFSEDVTTVVKKDVTKPKLIYTVNEKKNVIASKITDAGVKSVKTQLDENIAKSISGIMFRLCDEVGIDIQNNRSELRNIIDSVYKLDDNMPEIEKMLDEAINGTISASELMIKTNELIPTAADTVDETAEFLNNTQSFLNETQGDLQNESPKIKEDLVECENTLDIIGTELKNIDENISPEVEKKALLQILDTSKAIRTSSSDAKSRLKNIKRAIDKISEIEIPKPSIDKSLQSYDEIKKLQQIFDKQADVIENQRDLLKQESRTISKIIDRLDNIDNNLDKLIDRTNKDIDKLNNGDKILDMQDLTDTRKVLDDLHNLVSDITDNYDSEIVPTINKGFDSMSEIIDTGLNLSAQGKKTLPDVQEMLNTFKNAEDLSNDELKKLKEKFPDIKDNVHELAQRLKKIDNKKDIDELLDMITNDWNAQSDFLSSPVEIQDNRLFPWPNYGSTVTPFYTVLCLWIGGYVLSVLIGTESHSIENDKELNKYEKYFGRLSLFLFIGIGQALVASLGALFILHSYSVHPVMFVFYCIFISVVFNCIIYTAVSLFGYGGIVIGVVLLVIQVAGTSGNFPIEVNPAGYQKLFPFLPFTYAISGVRQIMAGVIYSILFKDSIILFMFMIGSIIIGVLAKEPINAKRINIVEKLRESSIMSS, from the coding sequence ATGAAGAATATAATAAATATTTTTAAACGGGATATGAAGAATATATTTACTAATTGGGTGGCAGCGCTTGTTGTAGTAGTTTTAATGATAATACCATCTTTATATTCATTAATAAATATTGAGGCATCCTGGGATCCATATTCTAATACGAAGGGAATAGAAGTTGCAATTGTTAATGAAGATAAGGGAACGGTATACAAAGAACATAGTATAAATTTAGGCAATGAATTAGTTGATAAGCTCAAGGAAAATGATCAATTAGGATGGGTATTTGTAGACAAAGAAACTGCCAGAAATGGTTTAACAAATGAAAAGTATTATGCAATGATTGAAATACCACAAGATTTTTCAGAGGATGTTACGACTGTAGTTAAGAAAGACGTTACAAAACCTAAGTTAATATATACTGTAAATGAGAAGAAAAATGTTATTGCATCTAAAATAACTGATGCAGGTGTAAAAAGTGTCAAAACTCAATTAGATGAGAATATAGCAAAGAGTATATCGGGAATAATGTTCAGATTATGTGATGAGGTTGGTATAGATATACAAAATAACAGATCTGAGCTTAGAAATATAATAGATTCAGTATATAAATTAGATGATAATATGCCAGAAATTGAAAAAATGCTAGATGAAGCAATTAATGGAACAATAAGTGCTTCTGAGTTAATGATAAAAACAAATGAGCTTATACCAACTGCAGCAGACACTGTTGATGAAACTGCTGAATTTTTAAATAATACACAAAGTTTTCTAAATGAAACACAAGGAGATTTGCAGAATGAATCTCCAAAAATTAAAGAAGATCTTGTTGAATGTGAAAATACGCTGGATATTATAGGAACAGAGCTTAAAAATATTGATGAAAATATATCACCGGAAGTAGAAAAGAAAGCATTGTTACAGATATTAGACACTTCTAAAGCAATTAGAACTAGTTCTAGCGATGCTAAGTCTAGATTGAAGAATATAAAAAGAGCTATTGATAAGATTAGTGAAATAGAAATCCCTAAACCTTCAATTGACAAATCACTACAAAGTTATGATGAAATAAAAAAGCTTCAGCAAATTTTTGATAAACAAGCAGATGTAATTGAAAATCAAAGAGATTTATTAAAGCAAGAAAGTAGGACCATTTCTAAAATCATAGATAGATTAGATAATATAGATAATAATCTTGATAAACTAATTGATAGAACTAATAAAGATATTGATAAATTAAATAATGGAGATAAAATATTGGACATGCAGGATCTTACAGATACTAGAAAGGTATTAGATGATTTGCATAATTTAGTTTCTGATATAACAGATAATTATGATTCAGAAATTGTACCAACAATTAATAAGGGGTTTGACTCAATGAGCGAGATAATTGATACTGGGTTAAACTTATCGGCTCAAGGAAAAAAAACTTTGCCAGATGTTCAAGAGATGTTGAATACTTTCAAGAATGCAGAAGATTTATCTAATGATGAATTAAAAAAATTAAAAGAAAAGTTTCCAGATATAAAAGACAATGTACATGAGCTTGCGCAGAGATTAAAAAAAATAGATAACAAGAAAGATATTGATGAATTATTAGATATGATAACAAATGATTGGAATGCTCAAAGTGATTTTTTATCTAGTCCTGTAGAAATTCAGGATAATAGATTATTCCCATGGCCTAATTATGGATCTACAGTAACGCCATTTTATACAGTTCTTTGCTTATGGATTGGTGGATATGTATTATCAGTCCTAATTGGAACAGAGTCACATTCTATAGAAAATGATAAAGAATTAAATAAGTACGAGAAATATTTTGGAAGGCTATCGTTATTTTTATTCATAGGAATAGGCCAAGCTTTAGTAGCTAGCTTAGGAGCATTATTTATTTTGCATTCTTATTCAGTTCATCCAGTAATGTTTGTCTTCTATTGTATATTTATAAGTGTTGTATTTAATTGCATAATTTATACAGCTGTTAGTCTTTTTGGGTATGGAGGAATAGTTATAGGTGTGGTATTGCTTGTTATACAAGTTGCTGGAACCAGTGGCAATTTTCCAATAGAAGTTAATCCGGCAGGATATCAAAAGCTATTTCCATTTCTTCCATTTACCTATGCAATAAGTGGAGTTAGACAAATTATGGCAGGAGTAATATATTCAATATTATTTAAAGATAGCATTATATTATTTATGTTTATGATAGGGTCAATTATTATTGGAGTTTTGGCTAAAGAACCGATAAATGCAAAAAGAATAAATATTGTTGAAAAATTAAGAGAAAGTTCAATAATGAGTAGTTAA